A region from the Mesorhizobium sp. J8 genome encodes:
- the secY gene encoding preprotein translocase subunit SecY yields MASAAEQLASNLNFAAFAKAEDLKKRIWFTIGALLVYRLGTYIPLPGINPDAFAQAFSSQSKGVLGMFNMFAGGAVQRMAIFALGIMPYISASIIMQLMTSVIPSLESLKKEGEQGRKIINQYTRYGTVLLALIQAYGISIGLEGGNGIVNDPGMFFRISTVVTLVGGTMFLMWLGEQITARGIGNGISLIIFSGIVAGLPRAISGTLELGRTGALSTGLILAIIVLAIVVIALIVFFERAQRRLLIQYPKRQVGNRMFQGDTSHLPLKLNTSGVIPPIFASSLLLLPATVAGFSQATNLPAWASTILASLGHGQPLYMIFYAGMIVFFAFFYTAIVFNPKDTADQLKKHSGFIPGYRPGERTAEYIDYVLTRITVVGAIYLVLVCLLPEFLISATGVPFYLGGTSLLIVVSVTLDTVAQIQGHLIAHQYEGLIKKSKLRGGKRSR; encoded by the coding sequence ATGGCTTCGGCTGCTGAACAACTAGCCTCCAATCTGAATTTCGCGGCCTTCGCCAAGGCCGAGGATCTCAAGAAGCGCATCTGGTTCACCATCGGCGCGCTGCTCGTCTACCGCCTCGGCACCTACATCCCGCTTCCCGGCATCAACCCCGACGCCTTCGCCCAGGCCTTCTCCTCGCAGAGCAAGGGCGTGCTCGGCATGTTCAACATGTTTGCCGGCGGCGCCGTGCAGCGCATGGCGATCTTCGCGCTGGGCATCATGCCTTACATCTCCGCCTCCATCATCATGCAGCTGATGACCTCGGTCATCCCGTCGCTGGAATCGCTGAAGAAGGAAGGCGAACAGGGCCGCAAGATCATCAACCAGTACACGCGCTACGGCACCGTGCTTCTGGCGCTGATCCAGGCCTACGGCATTTCGATCGGCCTCGAAGGCGGCAACGGCATCGTCAACGATCCCGGCATGTTCTTCCGCATCTCCACCGTCGTCACGTTGGTCGGCGGCACCATGTTCCTGATGTGGCTCGGCGAGCAGATCACGGCGCGCGGCATCGGCAACGGCATTTCGCTGATCATCTTCTCCGGCATCGTCGCCGGCCTGCCGCGTGCGATCTCCGGCACGCTGGAGCTCGGCCGCACCGGCGCGCTGTCGACGGGTCTCATCCTCGCGATCATCGTTCTGGCCATCGTCGTCATCGCGCTGATCGTCTTCTTCGAGCGCGCGCAGCGCCGCCTGTTGATCCAGTACCCGAAGCGCCAGGTCGGCAACCGCATGTTCCAGGGCGATACCTCGCATTTGCCGCTGAAGCTCAACACCTCGGGCGTCATCCCACCGATCTTCGCGTCCTCGCTGCTTCTTCTGCCGGCGACGGTCGCGGGCTTCTCGCAGGCGACCAACCTGCCGGCCTGGGCAAGCACGATCCTGGCCTCGCTCGGTCACGGGCAGCCGCTCTACATGATCTTCTATGCGGGCATGATCGTCTTCTTCGCCTTCTTCTACACGGCGATCGTCTTCAACCCGAAGGACACGGCCGACCAGCTCAAGAAGCATTCCGGCTTCATCCCGGGCTATCGTCCGGGCGAGCGCACGGCTGAATATATCGACTATGTTCTGACGCGTATCACCGTGGTCGGCGCCATCTACCTGGTGCTGGTCTGTCTGCTGCCGGAGTTCCTGATTTCGGCGACTGGCGTACCTTTCTATCTCGGTGGCACATCGCTTCTGATCGTGGTCAGTGTCACGCTCGATACGGTGGCGCAGATTCAGGGCCACCTGATCGCGCACCAGTATGAGGGCCTGATCAAGAAGTCGAAGTTGCGCGGGGGTAAGAGGAGCAGATGA
- a CDS encoding adenylate kinase has protein sequence MRLILLGPPGAGKGTQAQRLVEKHGIPQLSTGDMLRAAVQAGTEVGKRAKAVMDAGELVSDAIVNAIVAERIDQPDCAKGFILDGYPRTLVQADAVEAMLAERGIALDTVIELVVDDKALVGRIIKRAEDAKAAGQPVRKDDNPAVFEERLREYYKKTAPLTGYYYAKGKLKTVDGMASIDAVTDEISKVLAAAAK, from the coding sequence ATGAGGCTGATATTGCTTGGGCCGCCAGGAGCGGGCAAGGGGACGCAAGCACAAAGACTGGTAGAAAAACACGGCATACCCCAGCTCTCGACGGGTGACATGCTGCGTGCCGCCGTCCAGGCCGGAACGGAGGTCGGCAAGCGGGCCAAGGCAGTGATGGATGCCGGCGAGTTGGTCTCGGACGCGATCGTCAATGCCATCGTCGCGGAACGCATCGACCAGCCGGATTGCGCCAAGGGCTTCATCCTCGACGGTTATCCGCGCACGCTGGTCCAGGCCGACGCGGTCGAGGCCATGCTTGCCGAGCGCGGCATCGCGCTCGACACCGTCATCGAGCTGGTCGTCGACGACAAGGCGCTCGTTGGCCGAATCATCAAACGCGCCGAGGATGCCAAGGCCGCCGGCCAGCCGGTGCGCAAGGACGACAACCCGGCGGTGTTCGAGGAACGCCTGCGCGAATATTACAAGAAGACGGCCCCGCTGACCGGCTACTACTACGCCAAAGGCAAGCTCAAGACCGTCGACGGCATGGCCAGTATCGATGCCGTGACCGACGAGATCAGCAAGGTGCTCGCGGCCGCGGCGAAGTAG
- the rpsM gene encoding 30S ribosomal protein S13 yields MARIAGVNIPTNKRVVIALQYIHGIGKKFAQEIVDKVGIPADRRVNQLTDAEVLQIRETIDRDYQVEGDLRREVSMNIKRLMDLGCYRGLRHRRSLPVRGQRTHTNARTRKGPAKAIAGKKK; encoded by the coding sequence ATGGCTCGTATAGCCGGCGTCAACATTCCGACCAACAAGCGCGTCGTCATTGCGCTTCAGTACATTCACGGAATCGGCAAGAAGTTTGCCCAGGAGATCGTCGACAAGGTCGGCATCCCGGCGGATCGCCGCGTCAACCAGCTGACCGACGCGGAAGTGCTGCAGATCCGCGAGACGATCGACCGCGACTACCAGGTCGAAGGCGACCTGCGCCGCGAAGTCTCGATGAACATCAAGCGGCTCATGGACCTCGGCTGCTATCGCGGCCTGCGTCACCGCCGCTCGCTGCCCGTCCGCGGCCAGCGCACGCACACCAATGCGCGCACCCGCAAGGGGCCGGCCAAGGCGATCGCCGGCAAGAAGAAGTAA
- the rpsK gene encoding 30S ribosomal protein S11: MAKEAARVRRRERKNISSGVAHVNSTFNNTMITITDAQGNSIAWSSAGAQGFKGSRKSTPFAAQMAAEDVAKKAQEHGMRMLEVEVCGPGSGRESALRALQAAGFTITSIRDVTPIPHNGCRPRKKRRV; this comes from the coding sequence ATGGCCAAGGAAGCCGCTCGTGTTCGCCGTCGCGAACGCAAGAACATCTCGTCGGGCGTTGCCCACGTCAATTCGACCTTCAACAACACTATGATCACCATCACCGACGCGCAGGGCAATTCGATTGCCTGGTCGTCGGCCGGTGCCCAGGGCTTCAAGGGTTCGCGCAAGTCGACTCCGTTCGCCGCCCAGATGGCTGCCGAGGACGTCGCCAAGAAGGCGCAGGAACACGGCATGCGCATGCTCGAGGTCGAGGTCTGCGGACCCGGCTCCGGCCGTGAATCGGCCCTTCGCGCGCTTCAGGCGGCGGGTTTCACCATCACCTCGATCCGCGACGTAACGCCGATTCCGCACAATGGCTGCCGTCCGCGCAAGAAGCGCCGCGTCTGA
- a CDS encoding DNA-directed RNA polymerase subunit alpha, producing the protein MIQKNWQELIKPNKIEFSSKKKTLTTLVAEPLERGFGLTLGNALRRVLLSSLRGAAVTAVQIDGVLHEFSSIAGVREDVTDIVLNIKEIAIRMEGDGPKRMVVRKQGPGAVLAGDIQTVGDVEILNPDHVICTLDEGAEIRMEFTVDTGKGYVPAERNRAEDAPIGLIPVDSLYSPVKKVSYKVENTREGQVLDYDKLTMTIETNGSISGEDAVAFAARILQDQLALFVNFDEPQKEVATEAVTELAFNPALLKKVDELELSVRSANCLKNDNIVYIGDLIQKTEAEMLRTPNFGRKSLNEIKEVLAAMGLHLGMEVPDWPPENIEDLAKRYEDQY; encoded by the coding sequence ATGATCCAGAAAAACTGGCAGGAACTGATCAAGCCGAACAAGATCGAGTTCTCGTCGAAGAAGAAGACGCTAACCACGCTGGTGGCCGAGCCGCTCGAACGCGGCTTTGGTCTGACGCTGGGCAACGCGCTGCGGCGCGTGCTTCTGTCTTCCCTGCGCGGCGCGGCCGTCACCGCCGTGCAGATCGACGGCGTGCTGCATGAATTCTCGTCCATCGCCGGCGTGCGCGAGGACGTGACCGACATCGTGCTCAACATCAAGGAAATCGCCATCCGCATGGAAGGCGATGGCCCCAAGCGCATGGTCGTGCGCAAGCAGGGCCCGGGCGCCGTGCTTGCCGGCGACATCCAGACCGTGGGTGACGTCGAGATCCTCAACCCCGACCACGTCATCTGCACGCTGGACGAGGGCGCCGAGATCCGCATGGAGTTCACCGTCGACACCGGCAAGGGTTATGTGCCGGCCGAGCGCAACCGCGCCGAGGATGCGCCGATCGGCCTGATCCCGGTCGACTCGCTCTACTCGCCGGTGAAAAAGGTCTCCTACAAGGTCGAGAACACCCGCGAAGGCCAGGTGCTCGACTATGACAAGCTGACCATGACCATCGAGACCAACGGCTCGATCTCGGGCGAGGACGCGGTGGCTTTCGCCGCCCGCATCCTGCAGGACCAACTGGCGCTGTTCGTCAACTTCGACGAGCCGCAGAAGGAAGTCGCCACCGAAGCCGTCACCGAGCTCGCCTTCAACCCGGCGCTGCTCAAGAAGGTCGACGAGCTCGAGCTGTCGGTGCGTTCGGCCAACTGCCTGAAGAACGACAACATCGTCTATATCGGCGACCTGATCCAGAAGACCGAAGCCGAGATGCTGCGCACCCCGAACTTCGGCCGCAAGTCGCTGAACGAGATCAAGGAAGTGCTGGCGGCCATGGGCCTCCATCTCGGCATGGAAGTGCCGGACTGGCCGCCGGAAAACATCGAAGACCTCGCCAAGCGTTACGAAGACCAATATTGA
- the rplQ gene encoding 50S ribosomal protein L17 yields the protein MRHGFKGRRFARSVSHRKSMFANLAVSLIEHEQIVTTLPKAKDLRPIVEKLVTLGKRGDLHARRQVIAQIGNEPVVKRLFDTIAPRYAQRNGGYLRIMKAGFRKGDNAAMAVIEFVDRDTSAKGAADRARLEAEGANEEAAAA from the coding sequence ATGCGCCACGGTTTCAAAGGCCGTCGCTTCGCCCGCAGCGTAAGCCACCGCAAGTCGATGTTCGCCAACCTCGCCGTGTCTCTGATCGAGCACGAGCAGATCGTCACCACACTGCCGAAGGCGAAGGACCTGCGTCCGATCGTCGAGAAGCTCGTCACGCTCGGCAAGCGCGGCGACCTGCACGCCCGTCGTCAGGTCATCGCCCAGATCGGCAACGAGCCGGTCGTGAAGCGCCTGTTCGACACGATTGCGCCGCGTTATGCGCAGCGCAACGGCGGCTATCTGCGCATCATGAAGGCGGGCTTCCGCAAGGGCGACAACGCCGCGATGGCGGTCATTGAATTCGTCGACCGCGACACCTCGGCCAAGGGCGCCGCCGACCGTGCCCGCCTCGAGGCTGAAGGCGCCAATGAGGAAGCCGCGGCCGCCTGA
- a CDS encoding DegQ family serine endoprotease, translating into MRLKRLFLVAALAVFAAAPAARQAFAENAAKPADPGLSDVLTDLLHGVEGENGTSGPDKRVPFGREEVHLSFAPLVKQTAPAVVNVYASQTAKVTSPFEGDPFFEEFFGRAQPRAQSSLGSGVLVDPSGVIVTNFHVIKDADEVKVATADGREFTSKVMLKDETLDLAVLKISADKPFPVIAIGDSDALEVGDLVLAIGNPFGVGQTTTSGIVSALARSHIGVSDSGYFIQTDAAINPGNSGGALINMGGQLVGINTAIYSRSGGSIGIGFAIPSNMVRAFADAAKAGLDFFERPYVGAEFEMVTPQIAESLGMEKPTGALVSSVDPAGPAGKAGLKPGDVILSLNNTPVESIEALDYRMATLSIGTKATFAVLSKGQQATLEIPLERAPEGAKASEVTLRGRSPFSGAKVAELSPRLAQRLGLRTDLKGVTVIDISRDSPAADFGFQPGDIVREVNGTTIDTAATLAQVAQQDTRWWRFTVERGGQILRQVLRY; encoded by the coding sequence ATGCGCCTCAAACGACTGTTTCTTGTTGCCGCGCTGGCTGTCTTCGCCGCGGCACCGGCCGCAAGACAGGCTTTTGCCGAGAACGCCGCCAAGCCGGCCGATCCCGGGCTCTCCGATGTGCTGACCGACCTGTTGCATGGTGTCGAGGGCGAGAACGGCACCTCCGGGCCCGACAAGCGCGTGCCCTTCGGCCGCGAGGAGGTGCATCTCTCCTTCGCGCCGCTGGTCAAGCAGACGGCCCCTGCCGTCGTCAATGTCTATGCCTCGCAGACCGCCAAGGTGACGTCGCCTTTCGAGGGCGATCCCTTCTTCGAGGAGTTCTTCGGCCGTGCCCAGCCGCGCGCGCAGTCCTCACTGGGCTCCGGCGTGCTGGTCGATCCGAGCGGCGTCATCGTCACCAATTTCCACGTCATCAAGGACGCCGACGAGGTGAAGGTCGCGACCGCGGACGGGCGCGAGTTCACCTCGAAGGTCATGCTCAAGGACGAGACGCTCGATCTCGCCGTGCTCAAGATCTCGGCCGACAAGCCGTTCCCGGTGATCGCGATCGGCGATTCCGACGCGCTCGAGGTCGGCGACCTGGTGCTTGCCATCGGCAACCCCTTCGGCGTCGGCCAGACCACCACCAGCGGCATCGTCTCGGCGCTCGCCCGCAGCCATATCGGCGTCTCGGACTCGGGCTATTTCATCCAGACCGATGCGGCCATCAATCCCGGCAATTCGGGCGGCGCGCTGATCAACATGGGCGGCCAATTGGTCGGCATCAACACGGCGATCTACAGCCGCAGCGGCGGCTCGATCGGCATCGGCTTCGCCATTCCCTCGAACATGGTGCGCGCCTTCGCCGACGCCGCCAAGGCCGGCCTCGACTTCTTCGAGCGGCCCTATGTCGGCGCGGAATTTGAGATGGTCACGCCGCAGATCGCCGAATCGCTCGGCATGGAGAAGCCAACCGGCGCCCTGGTGTCGTCCGTTGACCCGGCCGGACCTGCCGGCAAGGCCGGCTTGAAGCCTGGCGACGTCATTCTGTCGCTCAACAACACGCCGGTCGAAAGCATCGAGGCGCTCGACTACCGCATGGCGACGCTGTCGATCGGCACCAAGGCAACCTTCGCCGTGCTGAGCAAGGGGCAGCAGGCGACGCTGGAAATTCCCCTGGAGCGCGCGCCGGAAGGCGCCAAGGCCAGCGAAGTCACTCTGCGCGGCCGCAGTCCCTTTTCCGGCGCCAAGGTTGCGGAGCTTTCGCCCAGGCTTGCTCAGCGGCTTGGCCTGCGCACTGATCTCAAGGGCGTCACGGTCATCGATATCAGCCGCGATTCGCCGGCCGCCGATTTCGGCTTCCAGCCCGGCGATATCGTGCGCGAGGTGAACGGCACCACCATCGACACCGCTGCAACGCTGGCACAGGTTGCCCAGCAGGACACGCGCTGGTGGCGCTTTACCGTCGAGCGCGGCGGGCAGATATTGCGACAGGTGTTGCGTTATTGA
- a CDS encoding replication-associated recombination protein A — protein MADLFNSDEPEKAPPGRPLADRLRPKNLGEVVGQEHLTGPDGALTRLIDSGSLGSMIFWGPPGTGKTTVARLLAGETNLAFEQISAVFSGVADLKKVFEAAKLRRANGRQTLLFVDEIHRFNRAQQDGFLPVMEDGTVVLVGATTENPSFELNAALLSRARVLVFRSLGEESIGKLLTRAEETEGRALPLDDEARAMLIRMADGDGRASLTLAEEVWRAAKKGEVFGPEGLQRVIQRRAPIYDKGQDGHYNLISALHKSVRGSDPDAALYYLARMFDAGEDPLYLGRRLVRMAVEDIGLADPQALVVANAAKDAYDYLGSPEGELAFAQAAVYLATAPKSNAVYTAFKAATAAAKEFGSLLPPKHILNAPTKLMKQEDYGAGYRYDHDEPDAFSGQDYFPEKMGRHTFYDPPERGFERDIRKRLEYWAKLRSERNS, from the coding sequence ATGGCCGATCTGTTCAATTCCGATGAGCCGGAAAAGGCGCCGCCCGGGCGGCCGCTGGCCGATCGGCTGCGCCCCAAAAACCTCGGTGAGGTCGTCGGCCAGGAGCATCTGACCGGCCCCGACGGCGCGCTGACCAGGCTGATCGATTCCGGTTCGCTCGGCTCGATGATCTTCTGGGGTCCGCCCGGCACCGGCAAGACGACCGTGGCGCGGCTGCTCGCCGGCGAGACCAACCTTGCCTTCGAGCAGATCTCCGCCGTGTTTTCGGGCGTAGCGGACCTCAAGAAAGTGTTCGAAGCGGCAAAGCTCAGGCGCGCCAACGGCCGCCAGACGCTGCTTTTCGTCGACGAAATCCATCGCTTCAACCGTGCCCAGCAGGACGGTTTTTTGCCGGTGATGGAAGACGGCACCGTTGTGCTGGTCGGCGCCACCACGGAGAACCCGTCCTTCGAGCTGAATGCGGCGCTTCTGTCGCGCGCGCGCGTGCTGGTGTTCCGTTCGCTGGGCGAGGAAAGCATCGGAAAGCTTTTGACGCGGGCGGAAGAAACCGAGGGCAGGGCGCTGCCGCTCGACGATGAGGCGCGCGCTATGCTGATCCGCATGGCCGACGGCGACGGCCGCGCCTCGCTGACGCTGGCCGAGGAAGTCTGGCGCGCCGCCAAGAAAGGCGAGGTGTTCGGTCCGGAGGGCCTGCAGCGTGTCATCCAGCGCCGCGCGCCGATCTATGACAAGGGCCAGGACGGCCACTACAATCTGATCTCGGCGCTGCACAAATCGGTGCGCGGCTCCGATCCGGACGCGGCGCTCTATTATCTTGCCCGCATGTTCGATGCCGGCGAGGATCCGCTCTATCTGGGCCGCCGGCTGGTGCGCATGGCGGTGGAGGATATCGGGCTCGCCGATCCGCAGGCGCTCGTCGTCGCCAATGCGGCCAAGGACGCCTATGACTATCTGGGTTCGCCCGAGGGCGAGCTCGCCTTCGCTCAAGCCGCCGTCTACCTCGCCACCGCGCCGAAATCGAACGCCGTCTACACAGCCTTCAAGGCCGCGACCGCGGCGGCCAAGGAGTTCGGCTCGCTGCTGCCGCCCAAGCACATCCTCAACGCGCCGACCAAGCTGATGAAGCAGGAGGATTACGGCGCCGGCTATCGCTATGACCATGACGAGCCGGATGCGTTTTCCGGCCAGGATTATTTTCCGGAAAAGATGGGTCGGCACACCTTCTACGATCCCCCCGAACGCGGGTTCGAGCGCGATATCCGCAAGCGGCTGGAGTACTGGGCGAAACTGCGCAGCGAACGGAACAGCTGA
- a CDS encoding aspartyl/asparaginyl beta-hydroxylase domain-containing protein, whose amino-acid sequence MKKQTVKSLRKAAIAVVILALAFYFIPIVTAIWVVCGLIDVMRNDQKNWKLFDRYFLGNGLFTWLLSPFNLIVDLLCYRNPGVWKPEQFPEDYQREINEVLGVFKARKDEIIADIDANFGAGRRGMYVYQWYGKHKIDNVPEFNKDYKYIKTIAVSVFSKRESTSWHFGPLRLSLRILYNLVPVQAEIFVQCGSKKNYWYDNPLFIFDDTLFHRSVNEYDGRRYCVFVDIIRPSPFPKLIAGLLSIVSVSVERINSVFYKNWKMIGSSKPKAAAN is encoded by the coding sequence ATGAAAAAGCAAACCGTCAAGTCGCTCCGCAAGGCCGCCATCGCGGTCGTGATTCTCGCGCTCGCCTTCTACTTCATCCCGATCGTGACCGCGATCTGGGTCGTCTGCGGCCTGATTGACGTCATGCGCAACGACCAGAAGAACTGGAAGCTTTTCGATCGCTACTTCCTCGGCAACGGCCTGTTCACCTGGCTGCTGTCGCCGTTCAACCTGATCGTCGACCTTCTCTGCTACCGCAACCCCGGCGTCTGGAAGCCCGAGCAGTTCCCCGAGGACTATCAGCGCGAGATCAACGAGGTCCTGGGCGTCTTCAAGGCCCGCAAGGACGAGATCATCGCCGACATCGACGCCAATTTCGGTGCCGGCCGGCGCGGCATGTATGTCTACCAGTGGTACGGCAAGCACAAGATCGACAACGTCCCCGAATTCAACAAGGATTACAAATACATCAAGACGATCGCGGTATCCGTTTTCAGCAAGCGTGAATCCACGTCCTGGCATTTCGGTCCGCTGCGGCTCAGCCTGCGCATCCTCTACAATCTCGTTCCGGTGCAGGCGGAGATCTTCGTCCAATGCGGCAGCAAGAAGAACTATTGGTACGATAATCCCTTGTTCATCTTCGATGACACGCTGTTCCACCGCTCGGTCAACGAATATGACGGCCGCCGCTACTGCGTCTTCGTCGACATCATCCGCCCGTCTCCGTTCCCAAAACTGATCGCGGGCCTTCTCTCCATCGTTTCGGTCAGCGTGGAGCGCATCAATTCCGTCTTCTACAAGAACTGGAAGATGATCGGCTCGTCCAAGCCGAAAGCCGCCGCTAACTGA
- a CDS encoding RluA family pseudouridine synthase codes for MAGVEQITVEAGEAGMRLDRWFKVHYPGLGFGHLQKLLRSGQIRVDGGRVKADTRVEPGQSVRVPPLDVDKKGDAPLTGHSIRNQGDADVLAKMLLHEDPKVFVFNKPAGLAVQGGSGVTRNVDDMLEAWRNQKGEKPRLVHRLDRDTSGVLVVARTRLAAMKLSEAFRARETKKTYWALVKGVPAKREDKISTWLVKEATPDGDRVRIAKHGEKGADHAVSYYRVVEQAAQSLSWLEMEPYTGRTHQLRVHAAHIGCPIIGDPKYFEADTNWEFPGGIQNRLHLHARRIVIPHPDQGVIDVTAPMPPHMRQSWNLLGFDEQSAED; via the coding sequence ATGGCAGGTGTTGAACAGATCACGGTGGAGGCCGGAGAGGCGGGCATGCGGCTCGACCGCTGGTTCAAGGTCCATTATCCGGGCCTGGGCTTCGGCCACCTGCAGAAGCTGTTGCGCTCGGGCCAGATTCGCGTCGACGGCGGCCGGGTGAAGGCCGACACGCGCGTCGAGCCAGGCCAGTCCGTCCGTGTCCCGCCGCTCGACGTCGACAAGAAGGGTGATGCGCCGCTCACCGGCCACTCGATCCGCAACCAGGGCGATGCCGACGTGCTCGCCAAGATGCTCCTGCACGAGGACCCGAAAGTCTTCGTCTTCAACAAGCCCGCCGGCCTTGCCGTGCAGGGCGGCTCCGGCGTCACCCGCAACGTCGACGACATGCTGGAGGCCTGGCGCAACCAGAAGGGCGAGAAGCCGCGCCTCGTCCACCGGCTCGACCGCGACACCTCCGGCGTGCTGGTGGTGGCCCGCACCCGCCTTGCCGCGATGAAGCTTTCGGAAGCGTTCCGCGCGCGAGAGACCAAGAAGACCTACTGGGCGCTGGTCAAGGGCGTGCCTGCGAAGCGCGAGGACAAGATCTCGACCTGGCTGGTCAAGGAGGCGACGCCGGATGGCGACCGCGTGCGCATCGCCAAGCATGGCGAGAAGGGCGCCGATCACGCCGTCTCCTATTACCGCGTGGTCGAGCAGGCGGCGCAGTCGCTGTCATGGCTAGAGATGGAGCCTTACACCGGCCGCACCCACCAGCTTCGCGTCCACGCCGCCCATATCGGCTGCCCGATCATCGGCGATCCCAAATATTTCGAGGCCGACACCAACTGGGAATTCCCGGGCGGCATCCAGAACCGTCTGCATCTCCATGCCCGCCGTATCGTCATCCCGCATCCGGACCAGGGAGTGATCGACGTGACGGCGCCGATGCCGCCGCATATGCGCCAGAGCTGGAACCTGCTCGGTTTCGACGAGCAGAGCGCGGAGGACTGA
- a CDS encoding DMT family transporter produces MAAAAIMVGLTFSWGLNYVAAKVSYAGYDPVFVSIARSLIGGACVLAWCRLRGIKLFEADGTLVAGIVVGVLFGVEFLCLYIGLEYTTVARNTLLVNTMPFWVLIGGHFLLGERINARKLGGLVLAFCGLAAVFSDGIVAGGDATLTGDLLSLGSGILWAATSIVIKRSKLVETSAEKLLLYQLAGAAFVGALVMPFAGPPIRAVAALPTLALLFQSFYIVAFTYVLWFWLLTRYPAASLSSFAFLSPVFGVLCGAVLLGEPPTVRIILALGLIAAGLIIVNRPARRQPAP; encoded by the coding sequence ATGGCGGCGGCGGCCATCATGGTCGGGCTGACCTTCTCCTGGGGGCTGAACTACGTCGCCGCCAAGGTTTCCTATGCGGGCTACGACCCCGTCTTCGTTTCAATCGCCCGTTCGCTCATCGGCGGAGCCTGCGTGCTCGCCTGGTGCCGGCTGCGCGGCATCAAGCTGTTCGAAGCGGATGGAACGCTGGTCGCCGGCATCGTCGTCGGCGTGCTCTTCGGCGTCGAGTTCCTGTGCCTCTACATCGGGCTCGAATACACCACCGTTGCCCGCAACACGCTCCTGGTCAACACCATGCCCTTCTGGGTGCTGATCGGCGGCCATTTCCTGCTTGGCGAGCGCATCAACGCGCGCAAGCTCGGTGGGCTGGTTCTGGCCTTCTGCGGCCTTGCGGCGGTCTTCTCCGACGGCATCGTTGCCGGCGGTGATGCAACGCTGACCGGCGATCTGCTCAGCCTCGGCTCGGGCATTCTCTGGGCGGCGACCAGCATCGTCATCAAGCGATCGAAGCTGGTCGAGACGAGCGCGGAGAAGCTGCTGCTCTATCAACTGGCCGGCGCCGCATTTGTGGGCGCCCTGGTGATGCCTTTCGCCGGCCCGCCCATCCGCGCGGTGGCCGCCTTGCCGACGCTGGCGCTGCTGTTCCAGTCTTTCTATATCGTCGCCTTCACCTATGTGTTGTGGTTCTGGCTGCTCACGCGCTATCCGGCGGCAAGCCTGTCGAGCTTCGCCTTCCTGTCGCCGGTGTTCGGCGTCCTATGCGGCGCGGTGCTGCTGGGCGAGCCGCCGACGGTCAGGATAATCCTGGCGCTCGGCCTCATCGCGGCCGGGCTGATCATCGTCAACCGGCCGGCGCGCAGGCAGCCAGCACCATAG
- a CDS encoding ATP12 family chaperone protein yields MRDILEDLEAGKLLSDPDPVRRAQIQMKTPLPKRFYKAVSVAPVENGFAVHLDGRPVRTPGKAVMVLPTEKAAALVADEFSAQTEVIDPVTMPVMRLVNTAIDGVASDPQAVLEDVLRFASSDLLCYRADGPQGLVDRQNNLWDPVLDWARSSLGARFNLAEGVIHVDQPREAIAILGAHLGQRSEPMRLAAIHVMTALTGSALLALAVDFGELDAEEAWAAAHVDEDWQIEHWGQDAEAVARRSARKRDMMAAVSLLEALQG; encoded by the coding sequence ATGCGCGACATCCTCGAAGACCTCGAAGCCGGAAAGCTGCTCTCCGATCCCGATCCGGTGCGGCGCGCCCAGATCCAAATGAAGACGCCGCTGCCGAAGCGTTTCTACAAGGCTGTCTCGGTGGCGCCCGTCGAGAACGGTTTCGCCGTTCATCTCGACGGCCGGCCGGTGCGCACGCCAGGCAAGGCCGTGATGGTGCTGCCGACCGAAAAGGCCGCAGCGCTTGTGGCCGACGAGTTCAGCGCGCAGACCGAGGTCATCGATCCGGTGACGATGCCCGTCATGCGCCTCGTCAACACCGCCATCGACGGCGTCGCCTCCGACCCGCAGGCGGTGCTGGAGGATGTGCTGCGCTTCGCCTCGTCCGATCTCTTGTGTTACCGCGCCGATGGCCCGCAGGGACTGGTCGATCGCCAGAACAATCTCTGGGATCCGGTGCTGGACTGGGCGCGCAGCAGCCTCGGCGCGCGCTTCAACCTCGCCGAAGGTGTCATCCATGTCGACCAGCCGCGCGAAGCGATCGCCATCCTCGGAGCGCATCTTGGCCAGCGCTCCGAGCCGATGCGGCTGGCCGCCATCCATGTCATGACGGCCCTGACCGGCTCGGCGCTGTTGGCTTTAGCCGTCGATTTCGGCGAGCTCGACGCCGAGGAAGCCTGGGCGGCGGCCCATGTCGACGAGGACTGGCAGATCGAGCATTGGGGCCAGGATGCCGAAGCGGTGGCGCGTCGCTCGGCCCGCAAGCGCGACATGATGGCGGCGGTCAGCCTGCTCGAGGCGCTGCAAGGCTAA